A DNA window from Methanobrevibacter wolinii SH contains the following coding sequences:
- a CDS encoding DUF5655 domain-containing protein, with protein MAIYNIEGNKLKFIRKVNFNSEKDIQDLVENNLEELFNLKFIASEFQVKNFRLDTIAFNEETNSFVIIEYKNTNSFSVIDQGYTYLSVLLNNKADFILEFNQKFNENKNKKDIDFSQSKVMFISPNYNKYQLNSVKFKDLAFELWKITKFSNNTVLFDRINIESNTSIKNLSLNNTSKLKEDVNNEIKTYYEEDFFYNKPDEIKELYDDIKDRIQNKFEDIDIVPRKHYICFKFNNHNLITLEPQSNDIKVYMGKKGNLIDNLKLTRDVSNIGHHGSGDYEFRVRNDDDIEYLLKLSKQVYNDI; from the coding sequence ATGGCAATTTATAATATTGAAGGTAATAAATTAAAATTTATTAGAAAAGTTAATTTTAATTCTGAAAAAGATATTCAGGATCTTGTTGAAAATAATTTAGAAGAATTATTTAATTTAAAATTTATTGCTTCAGAATTTCAAGTTAAAAATTTTAGATTAGATACTATTGCATTTAATGAAGAAACTAATTCTTTTGTTATTATTGAATATAAAAATACTAATTCATTTAGTGTTATTGATCAAGGATATACATATTTGTCTGTATTATTAAATAATAAAGCAGATTTTATTTTAGAATTTAATCAAAAATTTAATGAAAATAAAAATAAAAAGGATATAGATTTTAGTCAGTCAAAAGTCATGTTTATTTCTCCTAATTATAATAAATATCAATTAAATTCTGTTAAATTTAAAGATTTAGCTTTTGAATTATGGAAAATAACTAAATTCAGTAATAATACAGTTTTATTTGACAGAATAAATATTGAATCTAATACTTCAATAAAAAATTTATCTTTAAATAATACTTCTAAATTAAAAGAAGATGTTAATAATGAAATAAAAACTTATTATGAAGAAGACTTTTTTTATAATAAACCTGATGAAATAAAAGAATTATATGATGATATTAAAGATAGAATACAAAATAAATTTGAAGATATTGATATAGTTCCTCGTAAACATTATATTTGTTTTAAATTTAATAATCATAATCTAATCACTTTAGAACCACAATCAAATGATATTAAAGTTTATATGGGTAAAAAAGGAAATTTAATTGATAATTTAAAATTAACTCGTGATGTTTCAAATATTGGACATCATGGATCTGGAGATTATGAATTCAGAGTAAGAAATGATGATGATATTGAATATCTTCTAAAATTATCTAAACAAGTATACAATGATATATAA
- a CDS encoding AAA family ATPase gives MIFDSLHLKNFKSHKDTKIDFNPGISLIVGENGAGKSTILEAISFALFKQHNSKTIKDLMRNSKGNATSTMSVSLEFTSNGNHYKVERSHTKSSSKAVLYQKFYNKADGDYQYQIMCENDKNVNSEIKSILQIDSDLFLNAIYIRQGEIAELVSKSPAEKKKLIAKLLGIDSLEKAWENIKPLINDYENKEAELKGRLVNKDNVDVQIKDNQLAYTNLKNEKLAIDGKIKQVKINKDELSKQKQSLDVNRLEYTNLKNRIDNEQDEVKRLKHEKSELQFKLDEINTSEKEMNRLEKYVRKLPVYLHFEECSKKILELNKEKETFEKDLKTVKNHQEILNRYKPSYDEHNKLGDVLEKLFEDKAKADSQFELLNKIILDNKNLKNEIDEDSEKLDSFNKELVETIEKETNYTDIDNKSPDEVADILNKIIIDSEETISNIDNDIKDKTNEIATSKETIKSCKKPLDDLKNIGNKCPICQSDISNQKKLDLERGYKEKIVSSRNKIDKDEKDIAILKDKRDIVKSKKDTFNNLSKDLAANKYLIDRLVKNNKKYEENRNEIEDKKHTKDNLLKINSEIEETRSKRKQSKEGYDKYVGAKKTINDYSSEIDIKNRINQNRDEFDHTVRLIQIDINKDTHLSAEISEQELKDRIEDLKRKETKFNQLKGFVKVKSSYESQISSKKESLKFKESNLEKLLKDIKTVSYDEEKYNTVVSNLTIVEDKLTNLNKDSSKYEGQIKIIKSNLDNLIKEQKEYTSLLKDYEDIQTFIKYLVEIRSLFSKDGIQEDLRKLSRPTIQKYTKEFFEEFNFDYSDLILDDDFNVSLYGPEGESSLDMVSGGERIAIALALRLGITKSMSNGIMETILLDEPTIHLDSYRRHELIDLLRKMSSLPQMIIVTHDEELESAADTIIKIKKGLGVSRVAEED, from the coding sequence ATGATTTTTGATAGTTTACATCTTAAAAATTTTAAATCACATAAAGATACTAAAATTGATTTTAATCCAGGTATATCTCTTATTGTTGGTGAAAATGGTGCAGGTAAATCTACAATACTTGAAGCAATAAGTTTTGCATTGTTTAAACAACATAATAGTAAAACTATTAAAGATTTAATGAGAAATTCTAAAGGTAATGCAACATCTACTATGAGTGTTTCACTTGAATTTACATCTAATGGTAATCATTATAAAGTAGAAAGATCACATACAAAATCCTCATCTAAAGCAGTATTATATCAGAAATTCTATAATAAAGCTGATGGAGATTATCAATATCAAATAATGTGTGAAAATGATAAGAATGTAAATTCTGAGATTAAATCTATTTTACAGATTGATTCTGATTTATTCTTAAATGCAATTTACATAAGACAAGGAGAAATTGCAGAATTAGTAAGTAAATCACCTGCTGAAAAGAAAAAACTCATTGCTAAACTTTTAGGTATTGACTCTCTTGAAAAAGCATGGGAAAATATTAAACCACTTATTAATGATTATGAGAATAAAGAAGCGGAACTTAAAGGAAGACTTGTTAATAAAGATAATGTTGATGTACAAATTAAAGATAATCAATTAGCATATACAAATCTTAAAAATGAGAAATTAGCAATTGATGGTAAAATTAAACAAGTTAAAATAAATAAAGATGAACTTAGTAAACAAAAACAATCTTTAGATGTAAATAGATTAGAATACACTAATCTTAAAAATAGAATAGATAATGAACAAGATGAAGTTAAACGTCTTAAACATGAAAAATCAGAACTTCAATTTAAACTTGATGAGATTAATACATCAGAAAAAGAGATGAATAGATTAGAAAAATATGTAAGAAAACTTCCAGTCTATTTACACTTTGAGGAATGTTCAAAGAAAATCCTTGAATTAAACAAAGAAAAAGAAACTTTTGAAAAAGATTTAAAAACAGTTAAAAATCATCAAGAAATTCTTAATAGATATAAACCAAGTTATGATGAACATAATAAACTTGGTGATGTTTTAGAGAAATTATTTGAAGATAAAGCTAAAGCAGATAGTCAATTTGAATTATTAAATAAAATTATATTAGATAATAAAAATTTAAAAAATGAGATTGATGAAGACTCTGAAAAATTAGATAGTTTTAATAAAGAATTAGTTGAAACTATTGAGAAGGAGACTAATTATACAGATATTGATAATAAATCTCCAGATGAAGTTGCAGATATATTAAATAAAATAATTATTGATTCAGAAGAAACAATATCTAATATTGATAATGATATTAAAGATAAAACAAATGAAATTGCAACATCTAAAGAAACAATTAAGTCATGTAAAAAACCATTAGATGATTTGAAAAATATTGGTAATAAATGTCCTATCTGTCAATCTGATATATCTAATCAGAAAAAATTAGATCTTGAAAGAGGTTATAAAGAAAAAATAGTCTCTTCAAGAAATAAAATAGATAAAGATGAGAAAGACATTGCAATATTAAAAGATAAAAGAGATATTGTTAAATCTAAAAAAGATACATTTAATAATTTATCAAAAGATTTAGCTGCTAATAAATATTTAATTGATAGATTAGTTAAAAATAATAAGAAATATGAAGAAAATCGCAATGAAATAGAAGATAAAAAACATACTAAAGATAATCTTCTTAAAATTAATTCAGAAATTGAAGAAACACGCTCAAAACGTAAACAATCAAAAGAAGGTTATGATAAATATGTTGGTGCTAAAAAGACAATCAATGATTATTCTAGTGAAATAGATATTAAAAACAGAATCAATCAAAACCGTGATGAATTTGATCATACTGTACGTTTAATACAAATTGATATTAATAAAGATACTCATCTTTCTGCAGAAATTAGTGAACAAGAATTAAAAGATAGAATTGAAGATTTAAAACGTAAAGAAACTAAATTTAATCAACTTAAAGGTTTTGTTAAAGTAAAAAGTTCCTATGAATCTCAAATATCTTCTAAAAAAGAATCTCTTAAATTTAAAGAATCTAATCTTGAGAAATTACTTAAAGATATTAAAACTGTAAGTTATGATGAAGAAAAATACAATACTGTAGTATCAAACTTAACTATTGTTGAAGATAAATTAACAAATTTAAATAAAGATTCATCTAAATATGAAGGTCAAATTAAGATTATTAAATCAAATCTTGATAATTTAATTAAAGAACAAAAAGAATACACCTCACTTTTAAAAGACTATGAGGATATTCAAACCTTTATTAAATATCTTGTAGAAATAAGATCATTATTCTCAAAAGATGGTATTCAAGAAGATTTAAGAAAACTTTCAAGACCAACTATTCAAAAATATACTAAAGAATTCTTTGAAGAATTTAACTTTGACTACTCTGATCTTATCTTAGATGATGATTTCAATGTAAGTTTATATGGACCTGAAGGTGAATCAAGTTTAGATATGGTAAGTGGTGGAGAAAGAATTGCTATTGCTCTTGCATTAAGGTTAGGTATTACTAAATCAATGAGTAATGGAATTATGGAAACAATTCTTTTAGATGAACCTACTATACACTTAGATAGTTACCGTAGACATGAACTTATTGATTTACTTAGGAAAATGTCAAGTTTACCACAAATGATTATTGTAACTCATGATGAAGAACTTGAAAGTGCTGCAGATACAATTATTAAAATTAAAAAAGGGCTTGGTGTTTCTAGAGTAGCTGAGGAGGATTAG
- a CDS encoding metallophosphoesterase family protein, producing MKFAHLSDTHLGYRQYGLVDRELDFYNVFEEIIDKIIDLDVDFVVHSGDLFETSRPSTDALLKVQRAVNKLDKAGIPIYAIAGNHDMPRRANPIPPQVLFKYNGIKLISPIKSFYREEDYFIGGIPYKPQNRNLVLKDDLERLSKKAEPFENKILVLHQGIDKYVPQYELEIGDLPVNFNYYAMGHLHNYINDSFGEGRLVYPGSTEIWKSNELEDYKKNGKGFVLVEMEHGEVSTERIKMDLPREFINENIDYTFLNNEILKLKSYIEKLNKPPIVNLTISGKNFAGADVYEYLNKELSDSTLLFRPNFNIIEDNDDIVPINEGINIDKLIVDKLNSENEDVSNLAVSLFNDLSKDNTEEAIDDLKVCYDKLFKGDD from the coding sequence ATGAAATTTGCACATCTTTCAGATACTCATTTAGGATATCGTCAATATGGATTAGTAGATCGTGAGCTTGATTTTTACAATGTCTTTGAAGAGATTATTGATAAAATCATAGATTTAGATGTTGATTTTGTAGTTCATAGTGGAGATTTATTTGAAACATCACGTCCATCTACTGATGCTTTACTTAAAGTTCAAAGAGCAGTTAATAAATTAGATAAAGCAGGAATACCTATTTATGCTATTGCTGGAAATCATGATATGCCAAGAAGAGCTAATCCAATTCCACCACAAGTATTATTTAAATATAATGGTATTAAATTAATTAGTCCAATTAAATCATTTTATAGGGAAGAAGACTATTTTATTGGTGGAATTCCATATAAACCACAAAATAGGAATTTAGTACTTAAAGATGATCTTGAAAGATTATCTAAAAAAGCAGAACCTTTTGAAAATAAAATTTTAGTTTTACATCAAGGTATTGATAAATATGTACCTCAATATGAATTAGAAATTGGAGATTTACCAGTTAATTTTAATTATTATGCTATGGGACATCTTCATAATTATATTAATGATTCATTTGGTGAAGGTCGTTTAGTTTATCCTGGTTCAACTGAGATTTGGAAGTCTAATGAATTAGAAGATTATAAGAAAAATGGTAAAGGTTTTGTTCTTGTTGAAATGGAACATGGTGAAGTATCTACAGAGAGAATCAAAATGGATCTTCCAAGAGAATTTATTAATGAAAACATTGATTATACCTTTTTAAATAATGAGATTTTAAAATTAAAATCATATATTGAAAAATTAAATAAACCACCTATAGTAAACCTTACTATCTCTGGTAAAAACTTCGCTGGAGCAGATGTTTATGAATATTTAAATAAAGAACTTTCTGATTCAACATTATTATTTAGACCTAACTTCAATATTATTGAAGATAATGATGATATTGTTCCTATAAATGAAGGTATAAATATTGATAAATTAATTGTTGATAAATTAAATTCTGAAAATGAAGATGTTAGTAACTTAGCTGTTAGCTTATTTAATGATTTATCTAAAGATAATACTGAAGAAGCAATTGATGATTTAAAAGTATGTTATGATAAGTTATTTAAAGGAGATGATTAA
- a CDS encoding helicase HerA-like domain-containing protein, translated as MEKDVIGRCVGETSLTDVSFVSKEMPKMGEYVTLEYDNKIILGMIESLVRGSVALNNDIYDPETIERIKHIEGDDYYIKGNVKILGDIDYLKIPRTPAPPGTEVKLASSEVLDKIFRFKDGLKLGHLISNENVEVNLNINKMVSRHLAILAMTGAGKSNTVSVIIDGLLANNGCPLIFDMHSEYVGAEFPNGKVNKINPIINPLYLEFSEILQLANINGKSFVQERYFRKAFNLAKEDLRSGVESTHNFILLIRSKLESWYQDEETYSSKERNTMMDVINKLDDMDSKYINLFDSNAANILSKIKLGMANIIDLGQVDESTAEVLVAHVLRTALKSRKNFVHGDKNALSFPVFFVLEEAHILAPNSRNTKCKYWVSRVAREGRKFGLGLCLVSQSPKSVDPDALSQANNMIILRLVEPKDQRHVQAASEALSDDLVNQLPSLNIGEALVLGLMTKVPTLVKVDEFKGRRVGDDIDILDQWRQSKKDNEEELERQRAESRALDGFY; from the coding sequence ATGGAAAAGGATGTAATTGGTAGATGTGTTGGTGAAACTTCATTAACTGATGTAAGTTTTGTATCAAAAGAAATGCCAAAAATGGGTGAATATGTAACATTAGAATATGATAATAAGATTATACTTGGAATGATAGAATCATTAGTACGTGGAAGTGTAGCTCTTAATAATGATATATATGATCCTGAAACAATTGAAAGAATTAAACATATTGAAGGTGATGATTACTATATTAAAGGTAATGTTAAGATTTTAGGGGATATTGATTATCTTAAAATACCTCGTACACCAGCACCACCAGGAACTGAAGTTAAACTTGCAAGTAGTGAAGTTTTAGATAAAATATTTAGGTTTAAAGATGGACTTAAATTAGGTCATTTAATTTCTAATGAGAATGTTGAAGTTAATCTTAATATTAATAAAATGGTTTCAAGACATTTAGCTATTTTAGCAATGACTGGTGCTGGTAAATCTAATACAGTTAGTGTTATTATAGATGGTTTACTTGCTAATAATGGTTGTCCTTTAATATTTGATATGCATTCAGAATATGTAGGTGCAGAGTTCCCAAATGGTAAGGTTAATAAGATAAATCCTATTATTAATCCATTATATCTTGAATTTAGTGAAATTTTACAACTTGCAAATATTAATGGTAAATCTTTTGTTCAGGAAAGGTACTTTAGAAAAGCATTTAATCTTGCAAAAGAAGATTTAAGATCAGGTGTTGAATCAACACATAACTTTATTCTTTTAATTCGTTCTAAATTAGAATCATGGTATCAAGATGAAGAAACTTACTCATCTAAAGAAAGAAACACAATGATGGATGTTATAAATAAACTTGATGATATGGATTCTAAATATATTAATCTTTTTGATTCAAATGCTGCTAATATTTTATCTAAGATTAAATTAGGTATGGCTAATATTATTGATTTAGGTCAAGTTGATGAAAGCACTGCAGAAGTATTAGTTGCACATGTATTAAGAACTGCTCTTAAAAGTAGGAAAAATTTTGTTCATGGAGATAAGAATGCACTTAGTTTTCCTGTATTTTTCGTTCTAGAAGAAGCACATATTTTAGCACCTAATTCACGTAATACTAAATGTAAATATTGGGTTTCAAGAGTTGCACGTGAAGGTCGTAAATTTGGTTTAGGTCTTTGTTTAGTTAGTCAATCTCCAAAATCTGTTGATCCTGATGCTTTATCACAAGCAAATAATATGATTATTTTAAGACTTGTAGAACCTAAAGATCAAAGGCATGTTCAAGCAGCAAGTGAAGCTTTATCTGATGATTTAGTAAATCAACTTCCTTCATTAAATATTGGTGAAGCTTTAGTTTTAGGTCTTATGACTAAAGTTCCAACACTTGTAAAAGTAGATGAATTTAAAGGAAGAAGGGTTGGAGATGACATTGATATTTTAGATCAATGGAGACAATCTAAAAAAGATAATGAAGAAGAACTTGAAAGACAAAGAGCTGAATCAAGAGCTTTAGATGGTTTTTATTAA
- a CDS encoding DNA double-strand break repair nuclease NurA has translation MLTSLYEEAAKKKGLIQEEIQEIDNSDFDINKFWNFDYIEPSKDKLKIAAGDGSYSSKKFLGFNIYAVAALGLIFDGDKLDSIENIELDATYHQKFFIDKLRAKMSIFEIENAIKAIEKNKVDYYMIDGSLLGDIIRPAPNDNDLQKLYIEKLDNLANILKYKHKMIAVSKTSTTNDYFKNNIPDMSIFERFNKMEGYSNPIYLNVNSQVKREFLIHDSFFKSLDFTIFYIRIDDYKNILKVELPYKADKDEIEEIISIIKRDAVEGYPYLLKKAHQDVIIRHKDINDLSKILGLYEKTGREMLN, from the coding sequence ATGTTAACTTCATTATATGAAGAAGCAGCGAAAAAGAAAGGACTTATCCAAGAAGAAATACAAGAAATAGATAATTCTGATTTTGATATAAATAAGTTCTGGAACTTTGATTATATTGAACCATCAAAGGATAAACTTAAGATTGCTGCAGGTGATGGTAGTTATTCTTCAAAAAAATTTTTAGGTTTTAATATCTATGCGGTTGCAGCGCTTGGTTTAATATTTGATGGAGATAAATTAGATAGTATTGAAAATATTGAATTAGATGCTACTTATCATCAAAAATTTTTCATAGACAAACTTAGAGCTAAAATGAGTATATTTGAAATTGAAAATGCTATTAAAGCTATTGAAAAAAATAAAGTAGATTATTATATGATAGATGGATCATTACTTGGTGATATAATAAGACCTGCACCTAATGATAATGACCTTCAAAAATTATATATTGAGAAATTAGATAATCTTGCAAATATATTAAAATATAAACATAAAATGATTGCAGTATCAAAAACATCAACTACTAATGATTATTTTAAAAATAATATTCCAGATATGTCAATATTTGAAAGATTTAATAAGATGGAAGGATATTCAAATCCAATATATCTTAATGTTAATAGTCAAGTAAAAAGAGAATTTCTTATTCATGATAGTTTCTTTAAATCATTAGATTTTACTATATTTTATATTCGTATTGATGATTATAAAAATATCTTAAAAGTAGAATTACCATATAAAGCAGATAAAGATGAGATTGAAGAGATTATATCTATTATAAAAAGAGATGCTGTAGAAGGATATCCATATCTTCTTAAAAAAGCTCATCAAGATGTTATTATTAGACATAAAGATATAAATGACTTATCTAAAATTTTAGGTTTATATGAAAAAACAGGTAGAGAAATGTTAAATTAG
- a CDS encoding geranylgeranylglyceryl/heptaprenylglyceryl phosphate synthase, with translation MNIVEEQLKEARKDHILHLTLIDPDEQSPEEALEIAKAAIEAGTDGIMIGGSTVDQYDVDSTCKILSENIDSPIIIFPGNSSNVSKYADAIFFMSYLNSNNPYYFIGAQSLAAYNVKKSGIDILPMGYIVCEPGGTVGWVGDAKLVPRNKPKIAAAYAMAAECFGMRFVYLEAGSGADKQIPPEMIAYTKAATDVMLIVGGGIRDAKASYIAAKAGADIIVTGTIVEECDNVKSKISEIVSGIRKAQDD, from the coding sequence ATGAATATAGTAGAAGAACAATTGAAAGAAGCAAGAAAAGATCATATTTTACATTTAACATTAATTGATCCAGATGAACAAAGTCCAGAAGAAGCATTAGAAATTGCTAAAGCAGCAATTGAAGCAGGTACTGATGGTATTATGATTGGAGGTTCAACTGTTGATCAATATGATGTAGATTCTACATGTAAAATTTTATCTGAAAATATTGATTCACCAATTATCATATTCCCAGGTAATTCTTCTAATGTTAGTAAATATGCTGATGCTATATTCTTTATGAGCTATTTAAACTCAAACAATCCTTATTACTTTATTGGAGCTCAAAGTTTAGCTGCATATAATGTTAAAAAATCTGGTATTGATATTTTACCAATGGGTTATATTGTATGTGAACCTGGAGGAACTGTTGGTTGGGTAGGTGATGCTAAACTTGTTCCACGTAATAAACCTAAAATTGCAGCTGCATATGCAATGGCTGCAGAATGTTTTGGTATGAGATTTGTATACCTTGAAGCAGGTTCAGGTGCTGATAAACAAATACCTCCTGAAATGATTGCTTATACTAAGGCTGCAACTGATGTTATGCTTATTGTTGGTGGTGGTATTAGAGATGCTAAAGCATCTTATATTGCAGCAAAAGCTGGAGCAGACATAATCGTTACTGGTACAATTGTTGAAGAATGTGATAATGTTAAATCTAAAATTAGTGAAATTGTATCAGGTATTAGAAAAGCTCAAGATGATTAA
- a CDS encoding 50S ribosomal protein L40e gives MAKFEEAEERLFNVKICLKCGARNPAAATNCRKCGYKGLRFKAKEPRG, from the coding sequence ATGGCAAAATTTGAAGAAGCTGAAGAAAGACTTTTCAATGTAAAAATTTGCTTAAAATGTGGAGCTCGTAATCCTGCTGCTGCTACAAATTGTAGAAAATGTGGTTACAAAGGATTAAGATTCAAAGCAAAAGAACCTAGAGGATAA
- a CDS encoding DUF367 family protein, which produces MDVTIFHANECDKKKCTAIKLEKEGKARLVYKIRKIPRGAIVLNPFSDKAVSCEDKKYIEKKGVVGLDCSWNKINKSATFFSLSKYHRSLPFLIATNPVNYGKPCTLSTVEAIAATFYIAGFKEKARDLMDGFKWGHTFVELNYELLEAYSDAKSSIEVVEVQNDFLKNHK; this is translated from the coding sequence ATGGATGTAACAATTTTTCATGCCAATGAATGTGATAAGAAAAAATGTACTGCTATTAAATTAGAAAAAGAGGGTAAAGCTCGTTTAGTATATAAGATACGTAAAATCCCAAGAGGTGCAATTGTATTAAACCCTTTCAGTGATAAAGCAGTTTCATGTGAAGATAAAAAGTATATTGAGAAGAAAGGTGTTGTAGGTCTTGATTGTTCATGGAACAAGATAAACAAATCTGCTACTTTCTTTTCATTATCAAAGTATCATAGATCACTTCCATTTTTAATTGCTACAAATCCTGTAAATTATGGTAAACCATGTACATTGTCAACTGTTGAAGCTATTGCTGCAACATTTTATATTGCAGGATTTAAAGAGAAAGCAAGGGATTTAATGGATGGTTTTAAATGGGGTCATACATTTGTTGAACTTAATTATGAACTTCTTGAAGCTTATAGTGATGCAAAATCCAGTATTGAAGTTGTTGAAGTTCAAAATGATTTCTTAAAAAATCATAAATAA
- a CDS encoding MrcB family domain-containing protein has product MSNIVSDIKEIFEFYPEVFNYEFPNHPLADKMDNDYVDDFFEVLKEIGENPKDYQFKFAYGFDSWDKTPCVGFVNDNLTGSFVDGLLFGFLFSLEDNQVFGKLAVCYNQFKTDDEKIKYANIYKSKLENIPDDFNKESKFYQAGDILYKTYNLDNLDENEFKADFNYIVSAYNKLMSVYRELFE; this is encoded by the coding sequence ATGTCTAATATTGTATCTGATATAAAAGAAATATTTGAATTTTATCCAGAAGTTTTTAATTATGAATTTCCAAATCATCCATTAGCAGATAAAATGGATAATGATTATGTTGATGATTTTTTTGAAGTTTTAAAAGAAATTGGTGAAAATCCTAAGGATTATCAATTTAAATTTGCATATGGTTTTGATTCATGGGATAAAACACCATGTGTTGGTTTTGTTAATGATAATCTTACAGGATCATTTGTTGATGGTTTACTTTTTGGATTTCTTTTTAGTCTTGAAGATAATCAAGTTTTTGGAAAATTAGCAGTATGTTATAATCAATTTAAAACTGATGATGAAAAGATAAAATATGCTAATATTTATAAATCAAAATTAGAAAATATTCCAGATGATTTTAATAAGGAATCTAAATTTTATCAAGCAGGTGATATTTTATATAAAACATATAATCTTGATAATTTAGATGAAAATGAGTTTAAAGCTGATTTTAATTATATTGTAAGTGCTTATAATAAGTTAATGTCTGTTTATAGGGAGTTATTTGAGTAA